The Methanoculleus sp. SDB genome includes the window ACCACCCGGACGGTGCATGCACGGTCCTCCTCCCGCCACTCTATCCCCGAATAGAGGCCTTCGGTATTCTCCCGCACGATGACGATGTCGCATCCTTCTCCCTTCACCGGGCGGACGTTCGCATAGAGATCAAGTGCGTGCCGGATTTCCAGGAGCACACTCCGGTACCCGGGATCAGGAGGCGTCGTCACGGCGCCGAAAAGAATTGCATCCGCCGACTTCAGCGCACCGACGTCATCGTCGGTGCAGGCCGATCCCGTCCTTTCCCACTTTCCGTACCCGATTTCAACGGGAAAAAACTCAAAATCGGGACGCAGGCATAAAAGCACGTCCCTCGCAACCGGCACCACCTCACGGCCGATGCCGTCCCCTTCACACACTGCGATTTTCATCTCGCCACTCTCCACCGGGCGACCATTCCTCCGATCGCCTCATATATCTCACGCGGCGACGCCCCCCAGTGCACGACGATCCCTGCATACCCGTTCCACGTGGTGCTCCCGGTCCGCTCGCTCCGGCAGCACCGGGCGACGAAGGGCTCCTCCCGCACCGCATCCAGCGGGCAGATGTTCGCAACGGAAAAATCCCCCTGATAGCATTCCGCGAGGAGCTGGCGTGCGGTCAGGCACCCGGCCACGAGATCGCCGTCACCCGGCCGGTCAGCGTCCAGCGTCCGGGAAAATCCCGCAGCACGGCAGGGGTAGATATCGGCCCCTGTTGTGCGGATGTCGTGCAGGTGATGGACGAATTCGACCTCGAGCTCCCCGAAAATGCCCGTCGCCTCCAGTTCGCGAACCGTTTCTGAGAGGTGAGGGCGGGGCGGCACGATGTCGTAGACGTGAACGGGAACAAGCACGTCCGGATCCGGGTCGAGAACGAAGGTCATGTGCTCGTCCCGGCCGTAAAAGATCGTGCACCGCTTATTCGAGGCCGCCGCCCTCCTGATGAGATCCGCCCTGTTATGGAGGTTGACCGGCTCGGCGCAGATCGCGACATCGCCGGGCCCCGCCAGAATCCTTTCCTCTGCCACCCCGCGCATCATCGGACCCGGTCCATCCGCAGGCGTCACCTCGAGGACTTCCGGCCCCGCCTCCGTCTGCCTGACAAGGTACCTGCTCAGGAAATAGATTTTTTTCCCGAGCGGCCGGGTATCCGCCGCCCCCACCATCTTGCAGTGTGCGGGAAAGATCACTCCCGCGCCCTCCAGAAGGAAACGAGGCCGCCCGCTGCAAGGATCTCCTGCATTTTTGCGGAAAGGGGCGGGAACGGGATCCGCTGTCCTTCCGCCTCCACCCAGTGTTCGCCGAGGCTGAAGGCGATCTCCTCGCCGTCCGTGCAGGGAACACCCTTCGCTTCGATGACGGGAAGGCCTACGTTGATGGCGTTTCTATAGAAGATCCGGGCGAATGAGGGGGCGATGACGGCAACCACCCCCGCCTCCCTGAGCGCCACGGGCGCCTGCTCGCGGGACGATCCGCAGCCGAAGTTGCTGCCCGCGACGATGACGGCGCCCCGCAGCCGTGCCGCGAGGGACGGGTCGAGATCCTCGAAGACACGGGCAGCCCAGACGGAGCGGTCTTTCGTGCGGAGGTACCTCCCGGCAATGATGACGTCGGTGTCGATATCGGCACCGAGGCAGACGGCATGCCCCCTACCGTTCATGGATCGCCTCCGGTGACGTAATCGCGCCCGAAAGAGCACTTGCCGCCGCGGTCTGCGGCGATGCAAGGTAGTATTCCGCGCCGACCCCCATCCTGTTTCTGAAGTTTCGATTTGCGGTCGAGAGTGCGACCTCTCCCTCCGCGAGCGCTCCCATGTGCGCACCGAGGCAGGGACCGCAGCCGGGCGGACCGACCGTGCAGCCCGCATCCACGATCCACGACAGAACCCCGCTTGCAATGCACTGTGCGAGCACCGCCCGCGACGCGGGCACGACGATCGTGCGGACCTTCACCTGTTTTCCCCGCACCATGCGCCCGAACCTCTCGAGATCCCCGAAACGTCCGTTCGTGCAGGTGCCGACAAAGACCTGGTCGAGCGGGATGCCCGCATACCGGTCCACCGGCACCGCACGGTCCACGCGGTGGGGCGGGGTTATCAGCGGCACGATGTCGGAGAGGTCGAGAGTGACCTCCGTTTCGTACCGGGGATTGGTCTGCTGCTGCACCGCCACGTCATGCCCGTATCCGGCAAGAAAGGAGCGGGTGGTCGTGTCGGCGTAGAACATACCCGCCTTCGCCCCCGCCTCCACGGCCATGTTCGACAGGGTGAGCCGGTCCTCCATGGAGAGCGATCCCGC containing:
- a CDS encoding 3-isopropylmalate dehydratase, with the protein product MNGRGHAVCLGADIDTDVIIAGRYLRTKDRSVWAARVFEDLDPSLAARLRGAVIVAGSNFGCGSSREQAPVALREAGVVAVIAPSFARIFYRNAINVGLPVIEAKGVPCTDGEEIAFSLGEHWVEAEGQRIPFPPLSAKMQEILAAGGLVSFWRARE
- a CDS encoding 3-isopropylmalate dehydratase large subunit (catalyzes the isomerization between 2-isopropylmalate and 3-isopropylmalate in leucine biosynthesis); this encodes MPTLAEAILGGPAGSYVDRAVDHGFAHDGTGVLALEAWQRMGMSAPAAPDRLAMIFDHITPANTGTTATLQAELRAFAKKTGMHFSDVGGGICHQIMSEGKVLPGEVVVGADSHSCTMGAFGAFATGVGATDMAAIWASGLTWFRVPETIAIRLEGRLSGAAEAKDAALAYVRDLGMDGGTYRALEFTGDGAGSLSMEDRLTLSNMAVEAGAKAGMFYADTTTRSFLAGYGHDVAVQQQTNPRYETEVTLDLSDIVPLITPPHRVDRAVPVDRYAGIPLDQVFVGTCTNGRFGDLERFGRMVRGKQVKVRTIVVPASRAVLAQCIASGVLSWIVDAGCTVGPPGCGPCLGAHMGALAEGEVALSTANRNFRNRMGVGAEYYLASPQTAAASALSGAITSPEAIHER